The following are from one region of the Camelus dromedarius isolate mCamDro1 chromosome 16, mCamDro1.pat, whole genome shotgun sequence genome:
- the SRSF1 gene encoding serine/arginine-rich splicing factor 1 isoform X1, with protein sequence MSGGGVIRGPAGNNDCRIYVGNLPPDIRTKDIEDVFYKYGAIRDIDLKNRRGGPPFAFVEFEDPRDAEDAVYGRDGYDYDGYRLRVEFPRSGRGTGRGGGGGGGGGAPRGRYGPPSRRSENRVVVSGLPPSGSWQDLKDHMREAGDVCYADVYRDGTGVVEFVRKEDMTYAVRKLDNTKFRSHEGETAYIRVKVDGPRSPSYGRSRSRSRSRSRSRSRSNSRSRSYSPRRSRGSPRYSPRHSRSRSRT encoded by the exons ATGTCGGGAGGTGGTGTGATTCGTGGCCCGGCAGGGAACAACGATTGCCGCATCTACGTGGGTAACTTACCTCCAGACATCCGAACCAAGGACATTGAGGACGTGTTCTACAAATACGGTGCTATTCGCGACATCGATCTGAAGAATCGCCGCGGAGGACCGCCCTTCGCCTTCGTTGAGTTCGAGGACCCGCG AGACGCGGAAGACGCTGTGTATGGTCGCGACGGCTATGATTACGATGGATACCGTCTGCGGGTGGAGTTTCCTCGAAGTGGCCGTGGTACAGGCCGAGGCGGCGGCGGGGGTGGAGGTGGCGGGGCTCCTCGAGGCCGCTATGGCCCCCCATCCAGGCGTTCTGAAAACAGAGTGGTTGTCTCTG GACTGCCTCCAAGTGGAAGCTGGCAGGATTTGAAGGATCACATGCGTGAAGCAGGTGATGTATGTTATGCTGATGTTTACCGAGATGGCACTGGTGTCGTGGAGTTTGTACGGAAAGAAGATATGACCTATGCAGTTCGAAAACTGGATAACACTAAGTTTAGATCTCATGAG GGAGAAACTGCCTACATCCGGGTTAAAGTTGATGGGCCCAGAAGTCCAAGTTATGGAAGATCTCGATCTCGAAGCCGTAGTCGTAGCAGAAGCCGTAGCAGAAGCAACAGCAGGAGTCGCAGTTATTCCCCAAGGAGAAGCAGAGGATCACCACGCTATTCTCCCCGTCATAGCAGATCTCGCTCTCGTACATAA
- the SRSF1 gene encoding serine/arginine-rich splicing factor 1 isoform X2, giving the protein MSGGGVIRGPAGNNDCRIYVGNLPPDIRTKDIEDVFYKYGAIRDIDLKNRRGGPPFAFVEFEDPRDAEDAVYGRDGYDYDGYRLRVEFPRSGRGTGRGGGGGGGGGAPRGRYGPPSRRSENRVVVSGLPPSGSWQDLKDHMREAGDVCYADVYRDGTGVVEFVRKEDMTYAVRKLDNTKFRSHETYLKRWIKNALD; this is encoded by the exons ATGTCGGGAGGTGGTGTGATTCGTGGCCCGGCAGGGAACAACGATTGCCGCATCTACGTGGGTAACTTACCTCCAGACATCCGAACCAAGGACATTGAGGACGTGTTCTACAAATACGGTGCTATTCGCGACATCGATCTGAAGAATCGCCGCGGAGGACCGCCCTTCGCCTTCGTTGAGTTCGAGGACCCGCG AGACGCGGAAGACGCTGTGTATGGTCGCGACGGCTATGATTACGATGGATACCGTCTGCGGGTGGAGTTTCCTCGAAGTGGCCGTGGTACAGGCCGAGGCGGCGGCGGGGGTGGAGGTGGCGGGGCTCCTCGAGGCCGCTATGGCCCCCCATCCAGGCGTTCTGAAAACAGAGTGGTTGTCTCTG GACTGCCTCCAAGTGGAAGCTGGCAGGATTTGAAGGATCACATGCGTGAAGCAGGTGATGTATGTTATGCTGATGTTTACCGAGATGGCACTGGTGTCGTGGAGTTTGTACGGAAAGAAGATATGACCTATGCAGTTCGAAAACTGGATAACACTAAGTTTAGATCTCATGAG ACATATCTGAAGAGATGGATTAAGAATGCTTTGGATTAA